Proteins co-encoded in one Pseudomonas fluorescens genomic window:
- a CDS encoding DUF883 family protein — protein sequence MARKSAVQAAEDQIKDQAFSELQALIEESDKLLKSSASLVGEEAETLRGQIALKLQQALDSVSSVRDRTKPAVDATENYIGGHPWQTVAISAGFGLVVGLLLGRR from the coding sequence ATGGCCCGCAAAAGCGCCGTTCAAGCCGCTGAAGACCAAATCAAGGATCAAGCGTTCAGCGAACTTCAGGCTCTGATCGAAGAGTCGGACAAACTGCTCAAAAGCAGTGCTTCACTGGTCGGCGAGGAAGCGGAAACCCTGCGCGGACAAATCGCCCTGAAACTGCAGCAGGCGCTGGACTCCGTCTCCAGCGTGCGTGACCGTACGAAACCGGCGGTGGATGCCACCGAAAACTACATCGGTGGCCATCCGTGGCAGACCGTCGCCATCTCGGCCGGTTTCGGTCTGGTGGTCGGTCTGCTGCTCGGCCGCCGCTGA
- a CDS encoding LysR family transcriptional regulator: protein MNQMNIADIDLNLLKVFEALHEESSASRAALRLGVTQSAVSAALRRLREVYGDQLFVRTGRGLAPTLKANQLKPVVSDALNKCRQSLAMVDPAANQYDGRSVSVGLSDDFEIAYGRRLIEEIGRRAPKLRLIFRQTHSQIVARALMERSIDLAITAGGFAERLLSRQVLGEGGYACLVDPASLEPGQQQIGLEEFVAREHILVSSGGFIGITDEGLAALGLTRRVCASTTHFAALPHLLRGSTAVATIPAHAAQAIASLSGLALLPCPLALPRYPVELGWRTNTQIDPVVLKVREAIVASFKTE from the coding sequence ATGAACCAAATGAATATCGCAGACATCGATCTCAACCTGCTGAAAGTCTTCGAAGCGCTGCATGAAGAATCCAGTGCGAGCCGTGCGGCGTTGCGTCTGGGCGTGACCCAGTCGGCGGTCAGCGCAGCGTTACGGCGATTGCGCGAGGTGTACGGCGATCAATTGTTCGTGCGCACCGGTCGGGGCCTGGCGCCCACCCTCAAGGCCAATCAGTTGAAACCGGTGGTCAGCGATGCGCTGAACAAGTGCCGGCAGAGCCTGGCGATGGTCGACCCGGCGGCCAATCAGTACGACGGGCGCTCGGTCAGCGTCGGGCTGTCGGATGATTTCGAGATTGCTTATGGGCGCCGCCTGATCGAAGAGATCGGCCGCCGCGCGCCGAAGCTGCGTCTGATCTTCCGCCAGACCCACAGCCAGATCGTCGCCCGGGCCCTGATGGAGCGCAGCATCGACCTGGCGATCACCGCCGGCGGGTTCGCCGAGCGGCTGCTCAGCCGTCAGGTGCTGGGTGAAGGGGGTTACGCGTGTCTGGTGGACCCGGCGAGCCTTGAGCCCGGCCAGCAGCAGATCGGTCTGGAAGAGTTTGTCGCCCGGGAACACATTCTGGTGTCGTCGGGTGGTTTTATCGGAATCACCGATGAAGGGTTGGCAGCGCTGGGGCTGACTCGCCGGGTCTGCGCCTCGACCACGCACTTTGCGGCGTTGCCGCATCTGCTCAGGGGCAGTACGGCCGTGGCGACCATCCCGGCCCATGCGGCGCAGGCCATTGCATCGCTGAGCGGGCTGGCACTGCTGCCCTGCCCGCTGGCGCTGCCACGCTATCCGGTCGAACTGGGCTGGCGCACCAATACCCAGATCGATCCAGTGGTGCTGAAGGTTCGCGAAGCGATTGTTGCCAGTTTCAAGACCGAATGA
- a CDS encoding carbon-nitrogen hydrolase family protein: MPKSIVAALQIGALPGGKGETLEQILSWEGAIIESGAALVVMPEALLGGYPKGEGFGTQLGYRLPEGREAYARYFANAIDVPGAETEALAGLSARTGANLVIGVIERVGSTLHCTALYFDPQAGLVAKHRKLMPTGTERLIWGKGDGSTLPVLDTQVGKLGAVICWENMMPLLRTAMYAKGIEVWCAPTVDEREMWQVSMRHIAHEGRCFVVSACQVQASPNELGVEIANWPGNRPLIAGGSVIVGPMGDVLAGPLRGEAGLLTAEIDTDELVRARYDYDVVGHYARPDVFELSVDERAKPGVRFTV, from the coding sequence ATGCCAAAATCAATCGTTGCCGCCCTGCAGATCGGCGCCTTGCCCGGTGGCAAGGGTGAAACACTGGAACAGATCCTGAGCTGGGAAGGCGCAATCATAGAATCCGGCGCCGCGCTGGTGGTAATGCCCGAAGCCTTGCTCGGTGGTTACCCGAAGGGCGAGGGCTTTGGCACGCAGCTGGGTTATCGCTTGCCGGAAGGCCGCGAGGCCTACGCCCGTTACTTCGCCAACGCCATCGATGTGCCGGGCGCTGAAACTGAAGCACTGGCCGGGCTGTCGGCGCGTACCGGGGCCAACCTTGTGATCGGCGTTATCGAGCGGGTCGGCAGCACCTTGCATTGCACCGCGCTGTATTTCGACCCGCAGGCAGGCCTGGTGGCCAAACACCGCAAACTCATGCCCACCGGCACCGAACGGCTGATCTGGGGCAAGGGTGACGGTTCGACGCTGCCGGTGCTCGACACTCAGGTCGGCAAGCTCGGCGCAGTGATCTGCTGGGAAAACATGATGCCGCTGCTGCGCACGGCGATGTACGCCAAGGGCATTGAAGTCTGGTGCGCGCCAACCGTGGATGAGCGCGAGATGTGGCAGGTCAGCATGCGCCACATCGCCCATGAAGGGCGCTGCTTCGTGGTCAGCGCCTGTCAGGTGCAGGCCTCGCCGAACGAACTGGGCGTGGAGATCGCCAATTGGCCGGGGAATCGACCGCTGATTGCCGGTGGCAGTGTGATCGTCGGGCCGATGGGCGATGTGCTGGCCGGGCCGTTGCGCGGCGAGGCTGGCTTGCTCACCGCCGAGATCGATACCGATGAACTGGTGCGGGCCCGCTACGACTACGACGTGGTCGGCCACTATGCGCGGCCGGATGTGTTCGAGCTGAGCGTCGACGAGCGGGCCAAGCCAGGCGTGCGTTTCACGGTTTGA
- a CDS encoding GNAT family N-acetyltransferase, which translates to MEDTPTLYTERLMLRPLELADAEAIQQQFPHWEVVRYLNVFVPWPYPDDGALTYLRDIALPAIAAGKEWHWTIRLRSAPEQLIGNISLMDEPDNHRGFWLAPAWQGQGLMTEASEAVTRYWFETLDRPLMRVPKAAPNLGSRKLSERSGMRLIRTDEDDFVGGRFPREIWEITREDWRRRQTVKP; encoded by the coding sequence ATGGAAGACACGCCCACGCTGTACACCGAACGGCTGATGTTGCGCCCGCTTGAACTCGCGGATGCCGAGGCCATCCAGCAGCAATTTCCCCACTGGGAAGTGGTGCGTTATCTGAACGTCTTCGTGCCCTGGCCGTATCCGGACGACGGCGCCCTCACCTACCTGCGTGACATTGCGCTGCCGGCTATTGCGGCAGGCAAAGAGTGGCACTGGACGATTCGCCTCAGATCGGCGCCAGAGCAATTGATCGGCAACATCAGCCTGATGGACGAGCCGGACAACCATCGCGGGTTCTGGCTCGCACCGGCCTGGCAGGGCCAGGGTTTGATGACCGAAGCCAGTGAAGCCGTGACCCGATATTGGTTCGAAACCCTCGATCGACCGTTGATGCGCGTACCGAAAGCCGCCCCGAACCTTGGCTCGCGAAAGCTATCGGAACGCAGCGGCATGCGCTTGATTCGCACGGACGAGGATGACTTTGTCGGCGGTCGCTTCCCACGGGAAATCTGGGAAATCACCCGCGAAGATTGGCGGCGCCGACAAACCGTCAAACCGTGA
- a CDS encoding LEA type 2 family protein: MRRIQAVILSLLLLSLSACALFPNRDPVNINVVGLEPLPSQDLEVRFAIKLRVQNPNETPIDYNGIALDLEVNGHSLASGVSDQTGSIPRFSETIVSVPVSISAFSVLRQTLGLSQTQTLDNLPYVLRGKLAGGLFGTMRFVDTGKLSLPRASAATW; this comes from the coding sequence ATGCGTCGTATCCAAGCCGTCATCCTGTCCCTGCTTCTGCTCTCACTCAGCGCCTGTGCGCTGTTTCCCAACCGCGACCCGGTGAACATCAACGTGGTCGGCCTCGAACCGCTGCCGAGCCAGGATCTGGAAGTGCGCTTCGCGATCAAGCTGCGCGTGCAGAACCCCAACGAAACGCCCATCGACTACAACGGCATCGCGCTGGATCTGGAGGTCAACGGCCACTCCCTGGCGTCGGGTGTGAGCGATCAGACCGGCTCGATTCCACGGTTTTCCGAAACCATCGTCAGCGTGCCGGTGAGCATTTCCGCGTTCTCGGTGCTGCGCCAGACCCTGGGCCTGAGCCAGACGCAAACCCTCGACAACCTGCCCTATGTGCTGCGCGGCAAACTGGCGGGCGGGCTGTTTGGCACGATGCGCTTTGTCGACACCGGCAAGCTGAGTCTGCCCAGGGCCAGTGCCGCCACCTGGTAA
- a CDS encoding nucleobase:cation symporter-2 family protein, protein MTASEKAPRNNDLIYGLNDRPHFTATVFAALQHVLASFVGIITPTLIMGGALGLQSEIPYLISMALFVSGLGTFVQAKRFGPVGSGLLCLQGTSFSFISVILSAGFMVKARGGGTDEILSTIFGVCFFAAFIEVVLSQFIGKLRMLITPVVTGTIITLMGLSLIKVAMTDIAGGFGAADLGAASHVFLAALVLGTIVVLNRVDVPFLRLGAIVIGLTLGYVVAWLMGTVDFANLPEVPVVSVPVPFKYGFNFDWVAFVPVAVIFLVSPLEAAGDLTANSMISRQPVKGPLYIRRIKSGLLADGLNSAMAAVFNSMPMVTFAQNNGVIQLTGVASRYVAFFIAGLLVLLGLFPMIGAVLQLMPKPVLGGAELVMFGTVAVAGIKILAEAGLHRRNMLIVAISVGMGLGIAAVPEVLRELPQALRNIFESPITVGALCAIVLNIFLPEEFIELEEDDFDPEASILQVMENPDLPAKAEPVAPAAVAQLNR, encoded by the coding sequence ATGACCGCCTCTGAAAAAGCCCCGCGCAACAACGATCTCATCTACGGCCTCAACGACCGTCCGCACTTCACCGCAACGGTGTTTGCCGCGCTGCAGCACGTGCTGGCCAGCTTCGTCGGCATCATCACCCCGACCCTGATCATGGGCGGCGCCCTCGGCCTGCAAAGCGAAATCCCGTACCTGATCAGCATGGCGCTGTTCGTCTCGGGCCTCGGCACCTTCGTTCAGGCCAAGCGCTTCGGCCCGGTCGGTTCGGGGCTGCTGTGCCTGCAAGGCACCAGTTTTTCCTTTATCAGCGTGATTCTCAGCGCCGGTTTCATGGTCAAGGCACGGGGCGGCGGCACCGATGAAATCCTGTCGACGATCTTCGGCGTGTGCTTCTTCGCCGCGTTCATCGAAGTGGTGCTGAGTCAGTTCATCGGCAAGTTGCGCATGCTGATCACCCCGGTGGTGACCGGCACCATCATCACGTTGATGGGCCTGTCGCTGATCAAGGTGGCGATGACCGACATTGCCGGCGGCTTCGGCGCGGCGGATCTGGGCGCGGCCAGCCATGTGTTCCTGGCGGCGCTGGTGCTGGGCACCATCGTGGTGTTGAACCGGGTCGACGTGCCGTTCCTGCGCCTGGGCGCGATCGTCATCGGCCTGACCCTCGGCTACGTGGTGGCGTGGCTGATGGGCACCGTGGACTTCGCCAACCTCCCCGAAGTACCGGTGGTCAGCGTACCGGTGCCGTTCAAGTACGGTTTCAACTTCGACTGGGTGGCGTTCGTGCCGGTGGCAGTGATTTTCCTGGTGTCGCCGCTGGAAGCGGCCGGTGACCTGACTGCCAACTCGATGATTTCCCGGCAACCGGTGAAAGGCCCGCTGTACATTCGCCGGATCAAGTCCGGACTGCTCGCCGATGGCCTCAACTCCGCGATGGCGGCCGTGTTCAACAGCATGCCGATGGTGACCTTCGCCCAGAACAACGGGGTGATTCAGCTCACCGGCGTGGCCAGCCGTTACGTGGCCTTCTTCATTGCCGGCCTGCTGGTGCTGCTGGGTCTGTTTCCGATGATTGGCGCGGTGCTGCAACTGATGCCGAAGCCGGTACTTGGCGGCGCTGAGCTGGTGATGTTCGGCACCGTGGCCGTGGCCGGGATCAAGATCCTCGCCGAGGCCGGCCTGCATCGGCGCAACATGCTGATCGTGGCGATTTCCGTCGGCATGGGCCTGGGCATCGCTGCCGTGCCGGAAGTGCTGCGCGAACTGCCGCAGGCGTTGCGCAATATTTTCGAATCGCCGATCACCGTGGGCGCACTGTGCGCGATCGTGCTGAATATCTTCCTGCCGGAAGAGTTCATCGAACTGGAAGAAGATGACTTCGACCCGGAAGCCTCTATCCTTCAGGTCATGGAAAACCCCGACCTGCCGGCCAAAGCTGAACCCGTCGCGCCGGCCGCTGTCGCACAGTTGAACCGCTGA
- a CDS encoding LysR family transcriptional regulator, translated as MLGQLHDVDLQLLRLFLGVVEANGFSAAQGELGLSQSSISQQMAKLETRLGYRVCNRGKGGFSLTPKGEQLLIAARGLFDSIETFRHQSNGVAGRLIGEVRLGLSEAVDQSVLQRVADAIRRFRERDESVRIELISAMPGEMERLLLQQRLDLAIGYFSQVQNAFDYRELFRETQHLYCAPGHPLFNDDAPDDAALKACDRVDHPYRFLRSDEPFQGKVCSARSEQVEGTLAFILSGKHLGYLPDHYARQWQDKGLLRPVREGELSFDVAFHLARHRAQVPGDAQRAFEEDLLSAFGRT; from the coding sequence ATGCTCGGTCAGCTCCATGATGTCGATCTTCAGCTTTTACGGCTGTTTCTCGGCGTGGTCGAAGCCAATGGCTTCAGCGCGGCGCAGGGTGAACTGGGGCTGAGCCAGTCGAGCATCAGCCAGCAAATGGCCAAGCTGGAAACCCGCCTCGGCTACCGGGTGTGCAACCGGGGCAAGGGCGGCTTCAGCCTGACGCCCAAAGGCGAACAACTGCTGATCGCTGCGCGAGGCCTGTTCGATTCGATCGAGACTTTTCGTCATCAATCCAATGGCGTGGCCGGACGCCTGATCGGCGAAGTACGCCTGGGCCTGTCGGAAGCGGTCGATCAATCGGTGCTGCAACGGGTGGCGGATGCGATCCGGCGGTTTCGCGAGCGGGACGAATCGGTGCGCATCGAGCTGATCAGCGCCATGCCCGGCGAAATGGAGCGCCTGCTGCTGCAACAGCGGCTGGACCTGGCCATCGGTTACTTCTCCCAGGTGCAGAACGCGTTCGACTACCGCGAGCTGTTCCGCGAAACCCAGCATCTTTATTGCGCGCCCGGGCATCCACTGTTTAACGACGATGCGCCCGACGACGCGGCGTTAAAGGCGTGCGACCGGGTCGATCACCCCTACAGGTTTCTGCGCAGTGACGAGCCGTTCCAGGGCAAGGTCTGCTCGGCACGTTCGGAACAGGTCGAAGGCACCCTTGCCTTCATTCTGTCCGGCAAACACCTCGGCTACCTGCCCGACCATTACGCCCGCCAGTGGCAGGACAAGGGTCTGCTGCGGCCGGTGCGCGAAGGGGAATTGAGTTTTGACGTGGCGTTCCATCTGGCCCGGCATCGGGCGCAGGTGCCGGGAGATGCACAAAGGGCTTTTGAAGAAGATCTGCTCTCAGCCTTTGGTCGAACCTGA
- a CDS encoding polyamine ABC transporter substrate-binding protein produces MAPVFKLCLPALLLSVSIAAQAEEKTLNLYSWADYVAPETLQRFEKETGIHVRYDTFDTSEVLETKLLTGGSGYDVVVPSSSVLARGLAAGALKEIPHEGLKGYANLDPDLLEKLAAVDPGNRYGVPYTWGTLGLGMNVEAVKQRLPDVPLNSLDLLFKPEYASKLKDCGIAILDSPQEVIGLALHYLGKDPYSTDKNDLAAAEALLQQLQPSVLYVATGRQINDLANGSVCLALTYNGDASMAADQARKANKPFEVAYRIPKEGTLVWQDNLAIPKDAPHPEAARAFIEFMLRPESVAALTNTLFFATANQAATPLVDEAVRNDPDIFPKPEVRERLYADHSMSLKDMRQRTRLWTTFRSRQ; encoded by the coding sequence ATGGCTCCCGTCTTCAAGCTGTGTTTGCCCGCTTTGTTGCTTTCCGTCTCCATCGCCGCCCAGGCCGAAGAGAAGACGCTCAATCTCTACAGCTGGGCCGATTACGTGGCACCGGAAACCTTGCAGCGCTTCGAAAAGGAAACCGGCATTCACGTGCGCTACGACACCTTCGATACGTCCGAGGTGCTGGAAACCAAACTGCTCACCGGCGGCAGCGGTTATGACGTGGTGGTGCCTTCGTCCAGCGTGTTGGCCCGAGGTCTGGCCGCTGGAGCGCTCAAGGAAATTCCCCACGAAGGGCTCAAGGGTTACGCCAATCTCGATCCCGATCTGCTGGAAAAACTGGCGGCGGTCGATCCCGGCAACCGCTACGGCGTGCCGTACACCTGGGGCACCCTCGGCCTGGGCATGAACGTCGAGGCAGTCAAACAGCGGCTGCCGGATGTGCCGCTCAACAGTCTCGATCTGCTGTTCAAGCCTGAATACGCCAGCAAACTCAAGGATTGCGGGATCGCCATTCTCGACTCGCCGCAGGAAGTGATCGGCCTCGCGCTGCACTATCTCGGTAAAGATCCCTACAGCACCGACAAGAACGATCTGGCCGCCGCCGAAGCCTTGTTGCAGCAGTTGCAGCCCTCGGTGCTCTACGTCGCCACGGGCCGGCAGATCAATGATCTGGCCAACGGCAGCGTCTGCCTGGCGCTGACCTACAACGGCGATGCGAGCATGGCCGCCGATCAGGCACGCAAGGCCAACAAGCCGTTTGAAGTGGCTTACCGGATTCCCAAGGAAGGCACGCTGGTATGGCAGGACAACCTCGCCATCCCCAAAGACGCGCCGCATCCGGAAGCCGCACGCGCCTTCATCGAGTTCATGTTGCGCCCCGAATCCGTGGCGGCCCTGACCAATACGCTGTTCTTTGCCACCGCCAACCAGGCCGCCACGCCGCTGGTGGATGAAGCGGTGCGCAACGATCCGGACATTTTCCCGAAACCCGAAGTGCGCGAGCGTCTGTACGCCGACCACAGCATGAGCCTCAAGGACATGCGCCAGCGCACACGCCTGTGGACCACTTTCCGTAGCCGCCAATAG
- the speB gene encoding agmatinase → MDVPTQNDQALTRNSLFGTAAESTYAGITSFMRRRYSRDLRGVDVAVSGVPFDTATSNRPGARFGPRGIRAASTGIAWERHWPWAFDPFDHLAVIDYGDCDFDYGSPHTIPESIEAHAEHILSSGSAMLTFGGDHFISYPLLKAHARKHGTLSLIHFDAHSDTWPDEGGKRVDHGTMFWHAAREGLVDPARSVQIGLRTTNDDHQGFQVLDARQVHRRGCEAIVEAIRARVGDNPVYLTFDIDCLDPAFAPGTGTPVCGGLSTVQALEILGGLRGIHLVGMDVVEVAPAYDHADVTSLAAATLAMEMLCLYAARHKVDA, encoded by the coding sequence ATGGACGTGCCAACGCAAAACGATCAGGCCCTGACCCGTAACAGCCTTTTCGGCACTGCTGCCGAAAGCACCTACGCCGGGATCACCAGTTTCATGCGCCGGCGCTACAGCCGCGACTTGCGCGGCGTGGACGTGGCGGTCAGCGGCGTGCCGTTCGACACCGCCACCAGCAACCGTCCAGGCGCCCGTTTCGGGCCTCGCGGGATTCGTGCTGCATCCACCGGGATTGCCTGGGAACGGCACTGGCCGTGGGCGTTCGACCCGTTCGATCATCTGGCGGTGATCGACTACGGAGACTGCGACTTCGATTACGGCTCGCCGCACACCATCCCCGAAAGCATCGAGGCCCACGCCGAGCACATCCTCAGCTCCGGCAGCGCGATGCTGACATTCGGCGGCGATCACTTCATCAGCTATCCGCTGCTCAAGGCTCACGCCCGCAAGCACGGCACATTGTCGCTGATCCACTTCGATGCCCACAGCGACACCTGGCCGGACGAGGGCGGCAAGCGGGTCGATCACGGCACCATGTTCTGGCACGCGGCGCGGGAAGGGCTGGTGGATCCGGCGCGTTCGGTGCAGATCGGTTTGCGCACCACCAATGACGATCACCAGGGCTTTCAGGTGCTGGACGCGCGGCAGGTGCATCGCCGCGGCTGCGAAGCGATTGTCGAGGCCATTCGGGCGCGGGTCGGGGACAACCCGGTGTACCTGACGTTTGACATCGATTGTCTGGATCCGGCCTTTGCTCCGGGCACGGGGACGCCGGTCTGCGGCGGGTTGAGCACGGTGCAGGCGCTGGAAATCCTTGGCGGATTGCGCGGGATCCATCTGGTGGGCATGGACGTGGTGGAAGTGGCGCCGGCCTATGACCATGCGGACGTGACGTCGCTGGCGGCGGCGACCCTGGCCATGGAGATGCTGTGCCTGTACGCGGCCAGGCACAAAGTCGACGCGTGA
- a CDS encoding helix-turn-helix transcriptional regulator: MSRTTRLLTLLQVLRGKKRPVTAATLACELEISERTLYRDIAELTALGAPIHGEAGIGYVLRSGLFLPPLMLNADETEAIVLGLRYVDQRGDEVLSKAAADALAKIAAVLDPQAQEALRNPTVMPGPPGYGFPQNAVPLNVFRQAIRDQAKLHIDYADAQQVPSQRLIWPLALGFLNEVRIIVAWCELRSAYRTFRTDRISAASLQGERYPGRRSDLLRTWQRQMQLDESGRFTPDKN; this comes from the coding sequence GTGTCGCGCACCACTCGTCTGTTGACCCTGCTGCAAGTGCTGCGTGGCAAGAAGCGCCCGGTGACCGCGGCGACGCTGGCCTGCGAGCTGGAAATCTCCGAACGCACCCTCTATCGCGACATCGCCGAACTGACCGCACTCGGTGCGCCGATCCATGGCGAGGCGGGCATCGGTTACGTGTTGCGCAGCGGTCTGTTTCTGCCGCCGCTGATGCTCAACGCCGATGAGACCGAAGCCATTGTGCTGGGCCTGCGTTATGTCGATCAGCGTGGCGACGAGGTCCTGAGCAAAGCCGCTGCCGACGCGTTGGCGAAAATTGCGGCGGTGCTGGACCCGCAGGCCCAGGAAGCGCTGCGCAATCCGACGGTGATGCCCGGGCCGCCGGGTTACGGGTTCCCGCAGAACGCGGTGCCGTTGAATGTGTTCCGTCAGGCGATCCGCGATCAGGCCAAGCTGCACATCGATTATGCCGACGCACAACAGGTGCCGAGCCAGCGCTTGATCTGGCCCCTGGCGCTGGGGTTTCTCAACGAGGTGCGGATTATCGTGGCGTGGTGCGAGTTGCGCAGCGCGTATCGCACCTTCAGAACCGACCGGATCTCCGCCGCCAGTCTGCAGGGCGAGCGTTATCCGGGACGTCGCAGTGACCTGCTGCGCACCTGGCAGCGGCAGATGCAACTGGACGAAAGCGGGCGTTTCACTCCTGACAAAAACTGA
- a CDS encoding nuclear transport factor 2 family protein, whose translation MFHPTSILAPAIVEYINAANARDTSRVGSFFAEDAHVFDEGHHQVGPQAIAQWMQDTAQRYQPRVEVLGVQQRTGKVLVQGLISGTFPGSPLELRYTFRLNEQGKIARLDISV comes from the coding sequence ATGTTCCATCCCACCTCGATACTCGCTCCGGCCATCGTTGAGTACATCAACGCCGCCAATGCTCGGGATACGTCCCGGGTCGGCAGTTTTTTTGCCGAGGATGCCCACGTGTTCGATGAAGGTCATCATCAGGTCGGCCCGCAGGCCATCGCGCAGTGGATGCAAGATACTGCGCAGCGCTATCAGCCGCGGGTCGAAGTGCTCGGCGTTCAGCAGCGCACCGGCAAGGTGCTGGTGCAAGGGCTGATTTCCGGGACGTTTCCCGGCAGCCCGCTGGAACTGCGCTACACCTTCCGCCTCAACGAGCAGGGCAAAATCGCACGGCTGGATATTTCCGTGTAG
- the zapE gene encoding cell division protein ZapE, with product MTFDSPLSAWQHAVEHKGFIQDEAQEHAVWALQKCHEALHAGARSVTGVYLWGPVGRGKTWLMDQFHQSLRVPARRQHFHHFMGWVHQRSFQLTGIADPLRALARELAAEVRVLCFDELFVNDIGDAIILGRLFQVMFDEGVVVVCTSNLPPDQLYADGFNRDRFLPAITAIKQHMQVVAVNGAEDHRLHPGAIEQRYWVAAPEQDCALAGVFDALAAGQSASSEPVPVGYRALNVVKASESVLWCRYADLCEQPFAAMDFIALCDTYRAILLSEVPNLSAQKREGRIARGTEDGAERVVAGDRELPQLSVHDDGVRRFIALVDECYDRKVPLYIEADVPMDALYTEGYLEFPFRRTLSRLQEMQLQRFADT from the coding sequence ATGACTTTCGACTCCCCTTTAAGCGCCTGGCAACATGCCGTCGAGCACAAGGGCTTCATCCAGGATGAAGCCCAGGAGCACGCGGTCTGGGCGTTGCAAAAATGCCATGAAGCCCTGCACGCCGGTGCCCGTTCGGTCACCGGCGTTTACCTGTGGGGCCCGGTCGGGCGCGGCAAGACCTGGCTGATGGACCAGTTCCATCAAAGCCTGCGGGTGCCGGCCCGGCGGCAGCACTTTCATCACTTCATGGGCTGGGTCCATCAGCGCTCGTTTCAACTGACCGGCATCGCCGACCCGTTGCGGGCTCTGGCTCGGGAACTGGCGGCTGAAGTGCGGGTGTTGTGTTTTGATGAGCTGTTCGTCAATGACATCGGTGACGCGATCATTCTCGGGCGCCTGTTCCAGGTGATGTTCGACGAAGGCGTGGTGGTGGTCTGCACCTCCAATCTGCCGCCGGATCAACTGTATGCCGACGGCTTCAACCGCGACCGCTTCCTGCCGGCGATCACCGCAATCAAGCAGCATATGCAGGTGGTCGCGGTGAACGGCGCCGAGGATCATCGTTTGCATCCGGGCGCCATCGAGCAACGTTATTGGGTGGCGGCGCCGGAGCAGGATTGCGCGCTGGCCGGGGTGTTCGACGCGCTGGCGGCCGGGCAGAGCGCCAGCTCGGAACCGGTTCCGGTCGGCTACCGTGCCTTGAATGTGGTGAAGGCCAGCGAGTCGGTGTTGTGGTGCCGTTATGCCGATCTGTGCGAGCAACCGTTCGCGGCCATGGACTTCATCGCGCTGTGCGACACCTACCGGGCTATTCTGTTGAGCGAGGTGCCGAACCTGAGCGCACAAAAGCGCGAAGGGCGGATTGCCCGTGGCACCGAGGACGGCGCCGAGCGGGTGGTGGCCGGCGACCGCGAGTTGCCGCAACTGTCGGTGCACGATGACGGCGTACGGCGTTTCATTGCCCTGGTCGACGAGTGCTACGACCGCAAGGTGCCGCTGTACATCGAGGCCGATGTGCCGATGGACGCGCTGTACACCGAGGGCTACCTGGAATTCCCGTTCCGCCGGACCCTCAGCCGTTTGCAGGAGATGCAGCTGCAACGCTTTGCCGACACTTGA
- a CDS encoding DinB family protein, producing MTQPLSHHLLTMAYQNAWANHRLAKAWSQLDDAQLAAPRVSFFPSIRLTLNHILTCDWFYVDALERELRGDEPHPDCYVFFNAHEPFTEAQALRREQGHVDRRLIAYCEQLRDADLGRIVTIARETPQHDSRLRMISHLFEHQIHHRGQVHAMLSGTPVKPPQLDEFFCAGESGLRAEDFAELGWTEALIWGH from the coding sequence ATGACTCAGCCACTGTCCCACCATTTGCTGACCATGGCCTATCAGAATGCCTGGGCCAACCATCGACTGGCCAAGGCCTGGAGCCAGCTCGACGACGCGCAGCTGGCAGCGCCACGGGTGAGTTTCTTCCCGAGCATCCGCCTGACCCTCAACCACATCCTTACCTGCGACTGGTTCTACGTCGATGCACTGGAGCGCGAGTTGCGGGGTGATGAGCCGCATCCCGATTGCTACGTGTTCTTCAATGCGCACGAGCCTTTCACCGAGGCGCAGGCCTTGCGCCGCGAACAGGGCCATGTCGACCGCCGCTTGATCGCCTACTGCGAGCAACTGCGCGATGCCGATCTGGGGCGCATCGTCACCATCGCTCGTGAAACGCCGCAACACGACAGTCGTCTGCGGATGATCTCGCACCTGTTCGAACATCAGATCCACCATCGTGGTCAGGTCCACGCCATGCTCAGCGGCACACCGGTGAAACCGCCGCAACTGGACGAATTTTTCTGTGCTGGCGAGTCCGGTCTGCGGGCCGAGGATTTCGCCGAACTGGGCTGGACCGAAGCACTCATCTGGGGCCACTGA